A region of Oceanicoccus sp. KOV_DT_Chl DNA encodes the following proteins:
- a CDS encoding ABC transporter permease translates to MFGLRLLWRDWRGGELGILTAAIVIAVAIVTGISLFADRLQQGLTAQSSHFLAADRVLQSAHPIESEWLQYASELNLQQASVLSFQSVIYASETVDAPMQLASIKAVSDAYPLRGEVELSEQAFTTGIKSKAAPKSGEVWLDPRLLPLMNVVVGDYVYVGEAKLLITKVVVSEPDRGAEMFGFGPRLMMNFSDIEATNIVQPGSRVSYRYLFAGDNAALERYGRWLQKKMQPSHKWLGLKDTQPRISQSLERAEQFLLLAGSLGVGLAGIAIALAARRYSERHYDYVAMMKSLGATSAKVLTIYITNLFVLGVVALFLGCAMGWLIQEIFIGVLQEYLAVAVIPGITIKPFVIGSVTALVCLLAFAVPPLVSLQGISPLRVLRRDLAHNSLSNTVSYIIGVIGIALLMFWYSGNIKLTVAVLGGVLLTFLIVGFFAWYLLRGTTKVGMQAGSSWRLALASMRRRGLQNAAQVVIFSLAIMLLLMLGLVRTSLIEEWQVQLPEGTPNHFLINVATDEVDALAQLLQGESLVSEPIYPMVRGRVIKVNEIDVSEQIANTDPSLANSMDREMNLTWSDQLPSDNVLLQGQWWGPGSQESQVSIESRLATRLQVSLGDQLTFMIGSQTLVVTISSIRALDWDTMKPNFYMVFPSGLLEQYPATYMTSFYLPEEQKRFLNEFLRRFPTISVIEMDSVIKQIRTIIKQVSSAIELVLGLIVVSGLLVLIASVQASLDSRFQESAILRTLGAKRGLVLGSLAIEFAVLGMLAGILASFSAELSVYALQKFVLRMDYIAHPWVWLIGPVIGAILIGLAGMVTCRKVVNTPPIQVLREL, encoded by the coding sequence ATGTTTGGTCTACGTTTATTGTGGCGTGATTGGCGCGGTGGCGAGTTGGGAATACTGACAGCCGCCATCGTCATTGCTGTGGCTATCGTAACTGGTATTTCTTTATTTGCTGATCGCCTGCAACAGGGGTTAACCGCGCAGAGCAGTCATTTTCTAGCCGCTGACCGCGTGTTGCAAAGTGCTCATCCTATTGAGTCCGAGTGGTTGCAATATGCCAGCGAACTAAATTTACAGCAAGCCAGCGTGTTATCTTTTCAATCGGTTATCTATGCCAGTGAAACCGTTGATGCGCCGATGCAGTTAGCGTCTATCAAAGCGGTCAGTGATGCCTACCCGCTAAGAGGTGAGGTGGAGTTAAGTGAGCAGGCATTTACCACAGGTATTAAAAGCAAGGCGGCGCCAAAGTCGGGCGAGGTGTGGTTGGATCCACGGCTACTGCCATTGATGAATGTCGTTGTCGGCGATTATGTCTATGTTGGTGAGGCTAAGCTGTTGATCACCAAAGTAGTGGTGAGTGAGCCGGATCGTGGTGCTGAAATGTTTGGTTTTGGTCCGCGTCTGATGATGAATTTTTCTGACATTGAAGCAACTAATATTGTCCAGCCAGGTAGCCGAGTCAGTTATCGTTATTTGTTTGCCGGGGATAATGCGGCTTTAGAGCGATACGGTCGGTGGTTGCAGAAAAAAATGCAGCCTTCGCATAAATGGTTGGGTTTAAAGGATACGCAGCCACGTATTTCCCAGTCTTTGGAACGCGCAGAGCAGTTTTTGCTATTAGCGGGGTCGCTGGGTGTGGGGCTGGCGGGAATAGCCATCGCCCTTGCTGCGCGACGATACAGTGAACGCCATTACGATTATGTGGCAATGATGAAATCACTGGGTGCAACCAGCGCTAAAGTCTTGACTATCTACATTACCAATTTATTTGTATTAGGTGTTGTGGCCTTGTTTTTAGGTTGTGCCATGGGCTGGCTTATTCAGGAAATTTTTATTGGGGTGTTACAGGAATATTTGGCAGTTGCCGTTATTCCGGGCATTACCATTAAGCCTTTTGTGATTGGTTCGGTGACGGCTTTAGTGTGCTTATTGGCTTTTGCGGTGCCGCCGCTGGTAAGTTTACAAGGTATTTCGCCGTTAAGAGTACTGCGCCGCGACTTGGCTCATAACAGTTTGAGCAATACAGTCAGTTATATTATTGGTGTCATCGGTATTGCACTGCTGATGTTTTGGTATAGCGGTAATATCAAACTAACGGTAGCAGTATTGGGTGGTGTATTGCTGACCTTTTTGATTGTCGGTTTTTTCGCCTGGTATTTACTTCGCGGTACTACCAAAGTGGGAATGCAGGCGGGCAGTAGTTGGCGCCTGGCATTGGCGTCGATGCGCCGTCGAGGGTTGCAGAACGCAGCACAAGTGGTGATCTTTTCATTGGCGATTATGTTGCTGCTGATGTTGGGTTTGGTGCGGACCTCGTTAATTGAAGAGTGGCAGGTACAGTTGCCGGAAGGCACGCCTAACCATTTTCTGATCAATGTTGCCACTGACGAAGTTGACGCTTTAGCGCAATTGTTACAAGGGGAGTCTTTGGTTAGCGAGCCAATTTATCCGATGGTTCGGGGTAGAGTCATTAAAGTTAACGAGATTGATGTTAGTGAACAGATCGCGAATACGGATCCGAGTTTGGCTAACAGTATGGATAGAGAAATGAATTTGACTTGGTCTGATCAATTGCCCAGTGACAACGTTTTGTTGCAGGGACAGTGGTGGGGGCCAGGCAGTCAGGAGTCGCAAGTATCGATTGAGTCGCGGCTGGCTACTCGCTTGCAAGTCAGCTTGGGAGATCAGTTAACGTTTATGATTGGTTCGCAAACATTGGTAGTGACCATTAGCAGTATTCGTGCGCTGGATTGGGATACGATGAAACCCAATTTTTATATGGTATTTCCGTCGGGTTTGTTGGAGCAATACCCCGCGACGTATATGACAAGTTTTTATTTGCCTGAAGAGCAAAAGCGATTTTTAAATGAGTTTTTACGTCGATTTCCGACGATTAGTGTTATTGAGATGGATTCGGTGATTAAACAAATACGCACGATTATCAAACAGGTTAGTAGCGCCATTGAATTGGTGTTGGGCTTGATTGTAGTGAGTGGTTTATTGGTATTAATCGCGAGTGTGCAAGCGAGTCTGGATAGTCGCTTTCAGGAAAGTGCTATTTTACGAACACTGGGTGCCAAGCGCGGTTTGGTGTTAGGTAGTTTGGCCATTGAGTTTGCTGTGCTCGGTATGTTGGCTGGAATACTGGCTTCGTTTTCAGCAGAACTCTCCGTTTATGCCTTGCAAAAATTTGTATTGCGGATGGATTATATTGCCCATCCGTGGGTATGGTTGATTGGGCCAGTCATCGGAGCCATTTTGATTGGCTTGGCTGGTATGGTAACGTGCCGTAAAGTGGTCAACACGCCACCGATTCAAGTATTACGAGAATTATAA
- a CDS encoding ABC transporter ATP-binding protein has translation MITAQAVEKSVETSEGSLCILNAINCQINAGESVAIVGSSGSGKSTLLGLLAGLDVPSKGSIILGGTEITALNEDQRAQVRADLVGFVFQSFQLLPSLTALENVMLPAELNGVAGARQLAEKYLQRVGLDHRYHHYPRQLSGGEQQRVAIARAFASQPKILFADEPTGNLDTTTGAHVIDLLFDLNREEGATLVLVTHEQRLAERCQRSITLDAGEIVADSLQSPAVPPIQTEA, from the coding sequence ATGATAACAGCCCAAGCCGTAGAAAAAAGTGTTGAGACCTCTGAAGGCTCTCTTTGTATCTTAAATGCCATTAATTGTCAGATAAATGCGGGTGAATCGGTGGCTATTGTGGGCTCTTCAGGGTCGGGTAAATCTACATTGTTGGGATTGTTGGCGGGATTGGATGTGCCCAGCAAAGGTTCAATTATTTTAGGCGGTACTGAAATTACTGCTTTGAATGAGGATCAGCGGGCGCAGGTGCGTGCGGACTTGGTCGGTTTTGTATTTCAATCATTTCAATTACTGCCCAGTCTAACGGCGCTGGAAAATGTCATGTTGCCTGCTGAGTTAAATGGTGTGGCTGGAGCTCGTCAGTTGGCAGAGAAGTATTTGCAAAGAGTGGGTCTCGATCACCGCTATCATCATTATCCTCGCCAGCTTTCCGGGGGTGAACAGCAGCGAGTAGCTATTGCTAGAGCCTTTGCCTCACAGCCAAAAATTTTATTTGCCGATGAGCCTACAGGCAATCTGGATACTACTACCGGTGCCCATGTCATCGACTTGCTGTTTGATCTAAACCGGGAAGAAGGTGCGACTCTGGTGCTGGTAACCCACGAGCAGCGATTGGCCGAACGCTGTCAGCGCAGTATCACGCTAGATGCAGGGGAAATTGTGGCTGATTCGTTGCAATCACCTGCAGTGCCACCGATTCAGACTGAGGCATAG
- a CDS encoding arylesterase, whose product MPTKSLLKKLKSNWQLMLLLLILCNNPLVHADNQHTIMVLGDSISAAFGIQREQGWVNLLDQQLKHDYPDTKYPVINASISGETTGGALRRLPQLLTQHKPAVVIIELGGNDGLRGYPITNFRQSLQQLVTLSQQANAAVLLTGMQIPPNYGPRYTQQFYASYAETAQLFNIPLVPFLLTDIALTPGLMQGDGIHPTAAAQPQILQNVLPQLKAILDKLN is encoded by the coding sequence ATGCCCACTAAGTCTCTATTAAAAAAACTAAAAAGTAACTGGCAGCTAATGCTATTACTGTTGATCCTCTGCAACAATCCATTGGTCCATGCGGACAATCAACATACCATTATGGTATTAGGTGACAGTATCAGCGCGGCATTTGGTATCCAGCGTGAACAGGGCTGGGTCAACTTGTTAGATCAACAGTTAAAACACGACTACCCGGATACCAAGTACCCAGTGATCAACGCCAGCATCAGCGGAGAAACAACGGGTGGTGCTTTACGTCGCTTGCCACAGCTGTTGACGCAACACAAACCGGCAGTAGTCATTATCGAATTAGGCGGCAATGACGGCTTACGCGGCTACCCAATTACCAACTTTCGCCAATCTCTACAGCAATTGGTGACACTCTCGCAGCAGGCAAATGCTGCGGTTTTATTGACCGGCATGCAAATACCGCCCAATTACGGTCCACGCTATACCCAACAATTCTACGCAAGCTACGCCGAAACGGCTCAACTTTTTAACATTCCTTTAGTGCCATTTTTGCTAACCGACATCGCCTTAACACCGGGGCTAATGCAAGGCGATGGCATTCACCCTACAGCCGCCGCGCAGCCACAGATACTACAAAACGTATTACCGCAGTTGAAGGCAATACTGGATAAGCTGAATTAA